In one Bacillus rossius redtenbacheri isolate Brsri chromosome 11, Brsri_v3, whole genome shotgun sequence genomic region, the following are encoded:
- the LOC134536514 gene encoding uncharacterized protein LOC134536514 → MEWLAALLVLPSLVAAECKDPRVTHVSVQLPNVSWEGALDPACLQGFHVCWSLHGDPAEACESLPPAASSLLVNEVRPCAYLYVRVTAVGRSGLNSSTAVSSGLADPPKLRQLRSTQPSRDALVLQWASLANYSCVEHVKLWLCPNRTQDRGSCFFTQLYEDVTQLELYDFPACRHYHVYACAQHTEACPLTVMRVYLDSANELTRVEAANVTQDSAVIKWWVSDVNFTCRTEKVQLCYQEKGNDTSAECWSWVLDQAEPGDSTQLTDLYSCAAYSAVVSLATAVKTTRKTVTFTTPMAGDAIDAGVGNVSDTAAVIAWSFGADRTDCRPDSMQVCYWPVGDSDSRLCRSLGTAAHSSARLHNLEACSSYRAELTLLTTASPQPSTALELTTTSAGHPVMVAMSATATKDLVRVEWTPADSSLQCVRLYNVSWYSSGDPRRTWQSLPTDTTSYTIHAVSSGQTYYVQVSAVFLDGTSESLSRHVDVPAHSGCSSSYDTVSCVQLVTTILSLRYFLCK, encoded by the exons ATGGAGTGGCTGGCTGCTCTGCTGGTCCTCCCGAGCCTGGTCGCTGCGGAGTGCAAAG ACCCCCGGGTGACCCACGTGAGCGTGCAGCTGCCCAACGTGAGCTGGGAGGGCGCGCTGGACCCGGCCTGCCTGCAGGGCTTCCACGTGTGCTGGAGCCTGCACGGCGACCCGGCGGAGGCGTGCGAGTCGCTGCCGCCCGCCGCCTCCAGCCTGCTCGTCAACGAGGTGCGGCCGTGCGCGTACCTGTACGTGCGCGTGACGGCCGTGGGCAGGAGCGGCCTCAACAGCAGCACCGCCGTCAGCTCCGGGCTCGCAG ACCCGCCCAAGCTGCGGCAGCTGCGCAGCACCCAGCCCAGCCGGGACGCCCTGGTGCTGCAGTGGGCCTCGCTGGCCAACTACTCCTGCGTGGAGCACGTGAAGCTGTGGCTGTGCCCCAACAGGACCCAGGACCGCGGCTCCTGCTTCTTCACCCAGCTATACGAGGACGTCACCCAGCTCGAGCTGTACGACTTCCCCGCCTGCCGCCACTACCACGTGTACGCGTGCGCGCAGCACACGGAGGCGTGCCCTCTGACGGTGATGCGGGTGTACCTGGACTCTGCAA ACGAGCTGACCCGGGTTGAAGCGGCGAACGTGACCCAGGACTCGGCCGTCATCAAGTGGTGGGTCTCCGACGTGAACTTCACCTGCAGGACGGAGAAGGTGCAGCTGTGCTACCAGGAGAAGGGCAACGACACCTCGGCGGAGTGCTGGAGCTGGGTGCTGGACCAGGCCGAACCTGGAGACTCCACCCAGCTGACCGACCTCTACTCCTGCGCCGCGTACTCGGCGGTCGTCAGCCTCGCCACCGCGGTTAAGACCACCCGCAAGACCGTCACCTTCACCACCCCGATGGCGG GCGACGCGATAGACGCGGGGGTCGGGAACGTGTCCGACACGGCGGCGGTGATCGCGTGGTCCTTCGGCGCCGACAGGACGGACTGCCGACCCGACAGCATGCAGGTGTGCTACTGGCCCGTCGGGGACAGTGACTCGAGGTTGTGTCGCTCGCTGGGCACGGCGGCGCACTCCAGCGCGCGCCTTCACAACCTGGAGGCCTGCAGCTCCTACCGGGCGGAGCTGACCCTGCTGACGACCGCCAGTCCGCAGCCATCGACGGCCCTAGAGCTGACGACGACGAGCGCAG GTCACCCCGTGATGGTGGCCATGAGCGCTACGGCGACGAAGGACCTGGTGCGCGTGGAGTGGACGCCGGCCGACTCGAGCCTGCAGTGCGTGCGGCTGTACAACGTGTCCTGGTACTCCTCGGGCGACCCCAGGAGGACCTGGCAGTCCTTGCCGACTGACACCACGTCCTACACCATCCACGCCGTGTCCAGCGGGCAGACGTACTACGTGCAGGTTTCTGCGGTCTTCCTGGACGGCACCTCCGAGTCGCTGTCCCGGCACGTGGACGTCCCTGCTCACTCGG gttGTTCGTCTTCGTACGATACAGTTTCATGCGTGCAATTGGTCACGACTATACTTTCTTTGAGGTATTTcctatgtaaataa